The window TTATTAGAAGTGTTAATGGAACAGATTTTTTATCACGTGAGTTGCAGGAATATTTCTTGGCAAATGGCATTGAGCATCAGACGTCCTGTGTTGACACGCCGCAATAAAATGGTCGTGTAGAGGAAGCACATGCACATTTTAATCGTGGCCTGGCACTCATGATTCAAGCTTCTCTTCCCATGAAATTTTGAGGAGAATGTGTACCAATAGCAATGCATCTGATCAATATGACGCCCACACCATTACTAGATAACAGTTGCCTCTACGAGGTACTATTTCAAAGGCTGCCTAATTACACTAATTTGAAGGTCTTTGGTTAGTTGTGTTATGCTCGTAATCATCCGCGAATCAAAGTAAGTTTGTTGAAAGATCTAGGTGATGTGTTTTTATTGGCTACCTGCACGGGAAAAAGGACCGGCGTCTCTATGATCTTAATTCATGGGAAATTTTTGTTTCACGGGATGTTCATTACTGCGAAGACGCACTTCCATTTGCAGCTAATAAAGAGGTTGAGCCGAGTAAATCAACGGATAGTACTCCATTATATGTCGATATAGGAGCATCTGGTGAGGGCCTGGAAGTGGAAGGGCGTCTGGGCAGGTTTCGGGAAGGCCCAATGAGTCGGGCCACCATTATGGGACCGGGCCGAGGAGAGGAGACAGGCCTGGAAGGATATCTGCGCCGATTTCAGCAAAGCCCAATGAGTCGGGCCAATACTGGGAGCAGCGGGCTGAAAGGGGGAGCGGGCGACAGCATGCCGACTCTCATCCCGGTCCGAAACTGCCTGAGCAGTCCGGTTCAGAATAACATGGGCAGACTACGGTGGAATTGATTGATACAGAGGAAGGGGTAGGCAGAGAGGAAGATAAGCATGATTTGGAAGACATTATTTTGCGGCGATCTGAGCGAATTTGAAAAGCACCGGGTCATTACATAGATTTTATATTCCACACGGCAACAACACAAGCCCCCACTTCATACATGCCATACATTATTgacatttgaaaaaaaaaaaacccaaattacCTCACTAGAACAAAGGAAATAATGCATGGGCAACACGGGGTCGTTACACAAGTCACTTGGAAAAAGGGAAGAAGGAGAATTAGATGGGGGGAAGGCAGGAGGAATATATCACAAGGGCATTAATCCCACCACATTTCTCAATGCGAAAATGACTGCCCCAGATACCGATGGTTCAGTGGGCTGCACCTTCGTTGCATTTTGAATATGAATCTGCTCTCAAGGTTGGCCGCATTGGATTCAGTGATCATGAAACCTGACAGAAATAAAAAGAGTTGGCACTTGCCAATAAGATAAGAGCATGAAGATAAAATATGCTTTGAATGTGTTCATATAAAAGTAATCAGAACAGATGGTTTCCTATCCATTGCAGCACGACGACAAGCTGAGAGAAACTCACCTTAATTAGAAACGCAGCATTTCCATTGTTTTTTCTGCAATATGTATTCTGATTATCCAGATTTCTCTCGACATCTTTCACTAGATCCTCAAGCACGTTTGTCAGTGTGAGTTCCTTCAACATGCCCAAGTGCTTCACCCTGGGGAATTTTTTCATCATTGGACATTCCCGAATTTCCATTTCGTGAAGGTTGGACATGTCTCCTGATTCCACAATCACTTCCTCAAGATTTTTCAGTTTCCACAGTTTCAGGATACGCAGTTCAGGAAAACCAGTGCATCTCATTTTTGATCCAGTGTAGGATTCAGCAAAAAGCCTAAGCACGGCTAGTTTAGGAAGTGCACGTCCCAAAAGTCCCATGGAATCCTCATCTAGACAAGACTTTGACAGGGTAAGTTGCCTGATGCTGCTGGAAAGTACCACTACCAGTTCACCGGCATGCTGGGGCTGTCGGGTGGGGTCGATCCCTAACTGCATGTCGGGTTGGTTTCCAAGCTGTTCTGCGGGCTGAGCTACTGGTTCGACTTCAGGTTGGAGTCCTGGAAACCCAGATTGAACCTGTTCTGCGGGCCCAATTTGGCACAGTTTCTGGTTGATTTCCTGGAATGGCATGCAGGGGCGATCCAGTGAGCTCAAGCTCTGACTGCACGTCAGGCTGGTTTCCTGGAGGGCAAGCTGTTCTGCAGGTTCTGTTGACACGATTTCTGGTGGGTGAACTGCCCCTACCACTTCCAGTCCAATGGCATGCTGGGTTGGTCTGACGAGGTCGATCCCTGTCTGCACGTCAGGTTGGTTTCCAGGAAGGGCAAGCTGCTGTGCAGGCCGAGCAACTGATATGACTTCAGGTTGGCGTCCTGGAGTCCCAGATTGGACCTGTTCTGCTGGTCCAATTTCTGGCGCGATTTCAAGTTGGTTTCCTGGAACAGCATGCTGGCGTGATCCAGCAAGCTCAATATCTGATTGCATGTCAGGCTGGTTTCCTGGAAAGGCAAGCTGTTCTGCTGGCTTGGCTGCTGACTCGACTTCAGGCGGGTAAACTGCAGGTTGATTCTGTGCTGCTGCAGGTTGGTCCGCTAGAGTTGCAGTCTCCGGTTCACTTAATCTTAACTTCGTGAGCAAATATAATTTCTGCAGATTCAAGTGGGATGACAAGTTCAACTCTTCACGACAATCATATGGATCAGAAGGATCAGTCGACGACAACCTTAGAGATCGAAGGAGTGTGTTTTGGGAAACAAGGGCCGCTGCACCTCCAACTGAAGTTGGATGGTATCTCAGTTTTAGTTTCTCAAGTTTGTTCATTCTCTCGAGACCACTAGGTGAAGATCTCCCTTCACCTATACACAACCCGGTCAAGGTCTGAAGATTTGAGGATATTTTTTTGTGACATGAGGAATCAATTTGAACCTCTTTCATATAAGGATGATGAAGCTTGCCTGAGTTGTAAATAGGGCTGGGAATAGAGATTACATCGGTGTTCTTCAGGCCTAGAGTCTCCAGGTTCGGCAGTTCACTTATAGACCTCGGCAGTGAATCTATCAGAGTCGATCTTAGCCCTAAGAGCCTCAGAAGTGTCAGTTTTCCCATAGAGTCGGGCAACTGTGGCTTGTAGACCCCCTCCAAATCGAGAACCTTCAACAATGCGAACCGACTCAGAATCATGGAGTCTAACACTCCTATTTCTTTGGTGGTTTTACCCCTAGCTTTCAAGCTGAGACATATGTAAGATCGAAGGTCGTCTTGCAGTTGTTGATCATTTGTGTGCGAGGCTGAGGCATTGTCTTGGTATTTCACGAACCTGACCATGTTGGTGGTCATCTTCATGCTGACAGACAGTAAGGAGGTTCTTTGAAGTCTCGTTGAAGTTGTCAAGCATGAAGAGTGGTACCCGGCAAGTTTTAGGGCTTCCATCTGGCTTCCATTTTATTACCTCGATTAACTTTGCTCTAAACAGTTTGTTAAAGCATATTCTGGCCAGATCTTCCGGTTCtttgtgggggggggggggggggggggggtgtgtTGATCATCCTGAACCACCTTTTTGCAATCCAAGAAACCCTCGGAAACCCATAAGCACAAAGCCCTGCGCACTGAGATCTCGAATCCTCTGGGAAATAGGAACATGTAAAGTAAACAGGCCTTAAGTTGGAGGGACAATCTGGGGCAACACCACCAAACAAGGTTTCAATTGAAGAGTTAGAGCTTCCTGGAGATGTAGAATTAGAGCACAATGCTGCCCGAAGTGAAACTTCCCGAGGAAGTGGTCCGAGATCGAATGTTTTAGCCCACAGAGTCGTAGATGGATCCACCTCCCCAGTGTTGATGAGAATTCTGTTTCCACCTGTCCCGTGTAAGTACCTCGTTAGCGCTTTCCAAGCATTGTCCCTGGCCTTGACATCATCCATGAT of the Punica granatum isolate Tunisia-2019 chromosome 6, ASM765513v2, whole genome shotgun sequence genome contains:
- the LOC116210241 gene encoding probable disease resistance protein RF9, encoding MQLGIDPTRQPQHAGELVVVLSSSIRQLTLSKSCLDEDSMGLLGRALPKLAVLRLFAESYTGSKMRCTGFPELRILKLWKLKNLEEVIVESGDMSNLHEMEIRECPMMKKFPRVKHLGMLKELTLTNVLEDLVKDVERNLDNQNTYCRKNNGNAAFLIKVS